A single window of Nicotiana tomentosiformis chromosome 1, ASM39032v3, whole genome shotgun sequence DNA harbors:
- the LOC138907271 gene encoding uncharacterized protein, whose amino-acid sequence MAEELKKRMSRVQGVEGGKGIEGLNYGDLCIQPDVELPEGYKPPKFKMFDGTSDPKVHLRAYCDKLVGVGKYERIRIKVFMKSLTGDALSWYISQNPKKWINWVSMVSDFMDQFRFNTENAPDIFYIQNLKKKPTETFREYATRWRSEAAKVRPALEEEQMNKFFVWAQDPQYYERLMVIENHKFSDIIKLAERIEEGIKSGMVTNFEALQATNKALQSGGISKKKEVGTVIVAQGLKSPLTYQTPPPTYQPSPPRYQQPATAYHTYNIQASYFHLPPACQNYQKPRPNFDRRPPREYTPIAEPIDQLYERLKAAGYLTPIPAVAMEIFSQWVNPNKTCAYHSGMNGHTIDECRTLKDKIQTLIDTKFIQTKETAPNVRNNSLPDHMGEGVNVIETDEEWDPKGSTGLIRE is encoded by the coding sequence atggcggaagaactTAAGAAGCGTATGAGTCGAGTCCAAGGTGTTGAAGGTGGTAAAGGCATCGAAGGTTTGAACTACGGGGATTTATGTATTCAACCGGATGTAGAActaccagagggttacaaacctcctaagttcaaaatgttCGACGGGACAAGTGATCCAAAGGTACATCTAAGGGCGTATTGCGACAAGCTCGTAGGGGTTGGTAAATATGAAAGAATCCGCATAAAGGTGTTCATGAAGAGCCTCACTGGAGATGCACTATcctggtacatcagtcaaaatccaaagaagtggattaattgggtaagcatggtgTCAGATTTTATGGATCAGTTCAGATTCAACACAGAGAATGCACCAGACATCTTTTATATCCAGAATCTTaagaagaagccgacagaaactttccgcgagtatgctactcggtggagatcagaggctgcaaaagtaaggccagcattggaagaagaacaaatgaacaaattctttgtctGGGCCCAGGATCCGCAATATTATGagaggttgatggttattgaaaatcataaattctccgacatcatcaaattggcagaaagaatagaagagggaATCAAAAGCGGGATGGTAACAAATTTTGAGGCACTCCAGGCTACGAACAAAGCCTTGCAGTCTGGGGGTATATCTAAAAAGAAGGAAGTAGGGACTGTGATAGTAGCCCAAGGtctgaagtctcctctcacataccaaacacctccacccacatatcagccttcacctcctagATATCAACAACCCGCTACCGCCTACCACACTTACAACATTCAGGCATCATATTTCCACTTACCACCAGcctgccaaaactaccaaaaacccagGCCAAATTTCGACCGTAGGCCGCCCAGAGAATACACTCCTATTGCCGAACCTATTGACCAGTTGTATGAGAGATTGAAAGCTGCTGGTTATctcactcccattcccgctgtCGCTATGGAAATTTtctctcaatgggtcaatccgaataagacatgtgcctaccaTTCGGGCATGAATGGTCACACTATTGATGAATGCCGCACTCTGAAGGATAAGATCCAGACGCTGATTGATACCAAATTTATACAGACAAAGGAGACTGCACCTAACGTCCGCAACAATTCCCTCCCGGATCACATGGGCGAGGGGgtaaatgtgatagaaactgatgaagaatgggacccgAAGGGGTCAACTGGGCTCATTAGAGAATAG